A stretch of the uncultured Trichococcus sp. genome encodes the following:
- a CDS encoding 6-phospho-beta-glucosidase encodes MMQKNFLWGGAVAAHQVEGGWQAGGKGLSVADVMTAGANGVPRRVTDGVIPGESYPNHEAIDFYHHYKEDIALMAEMGFKSFRTSIAWTRIFPNGDETTPNEEGLAFYDGLFDECRKHGIEPVVTLSHFEMPWHLVKTYGGFRNRECIGFFERFAEACFTRYKDKVTYWMTFNEINNQANYKSAHHLLQDSGILLEEGDDCEQLMYQAAHYELVASARAVKIGHTINPAFQIGCMIAMCPIYPATCKPEDIFFSSAAMQKRYWFADVHVRGYHPAYMKKFYARKGFDLDITEEDEKDLLAGKVDYLGFSYYMSFCVAHNEPNPHFDYDESEHLVRNAFVKASDWGWQIDPVGLRYALNWFYDRYQLPMFIVENGFGAYDKLEDGEIHDAYRIDYLRAHIAEMVKAVDEDGVELLGYTLWAPIDIISASTGEMDKRYGLIYVDKNNAGEGTLERKRKDSFHWYKKVIATNGEDLD; translated from the coding sequence ATGATGCAAAAGAACTTTTTATGGGGTGGCGCAGTAGCTGCCCATCAGGTTGAAGGCGGCTGGCAAGCGGGAGGCAAAGGACTCAGCGTCGCCGACGTCATGACGGCCGGTGCCAACGGGGTGCCGCGACGGGTCACGGACGGGGTCATCCCTGGGGAGAGCTATCCCAACCACGAAGCGATCGATTTCTACCACCACTACAAAGAAGACATCGCTTTGATGGCGGAAATGGGCTTCAAGAGCTTCCGGACATCGATCGCCTGGACGCGCATTTTCCCGAATGGCGATGAAACAACGCCGAACGAAGAGGGGCTGGCTTTCTATGACGGCCTGTTCGACGAATGCCGCAAGCACGGCATCGAGCCCGTCGTGACGCTGTCGCATTTTGAAATGCCCTGGCACCTGGTCAAAACATACGGCGGTTTCCGCAACAGGGAGTGCATCGGTTTCTTCGAAAGATTCGCGGAAGCCTGCTTCACCCGCTACAAAGACAAAGTCACCTACTGGATGACGTTCAATGAAATCAACAACCAAGCCAACTACAAATCGGCGCACCACCTGCTGCAGGATAGTGGCATCCTGCTGGAAGAAGGGGACGATTGCGAACAACTGATGTACCAGGCTGCTCACTATGAGCTCGTGGCCAGCGCCCGCGCCGTCAAGATCGGCCACACCATCAACCCGGCTTTCCAGATCGGCTGCATGATTGCGATGTGCCCGATTTATCCGGCCACCTGCAAGCCCGAGGATATCTTCTTCTCGTCTGCGGCGATGCAGAAGCGCTACTGGTTCGCCGATGTGCATGTGCGCGGCTACCACCCGGCCTATATGAAGAAGTTCTACGCCCGCAAAGGCTTCGACCTCGACATCACCGAAGAGGACGAAAAGGACCTGCTCGCAGGCAAAGTCGACTATCTCGGCTTCTCCTACTACATGTCCTTCTGCGTTGCGCACAACGAGCCGAATCCGCACTTTGATTATGATGAGTCTGAGCATCTTGTGCGCAACGCATTCGTTAAAGCCAGCGATTGGGGCTGGCAGATTGACCCAGTCGGCTTACGCTACGCATTGAACTGGTTCTACGATCGTTACCAATTGCCGATGTTCATCGTCGAAAACGGCTTCGGCGCCTACGACAAACTCGAAGACGGCGAAATCCACGACGCTTACCGCATCGACTACCTGCGTGCCCACATCGCCGAAATGGTCAAAGCCGTCGACGAAGACGGCGTCGAACTGCTCGGCTACACCCTATGGGCCCCGATCGACATCATCTCCGCCTCCACCGGCGAAATGGACAAACGCTACGGCCTCATCTACGTCGACAAAAACAACGCCGGCGAAGGCACACTCGAGCGCAAACGCAAAGACTCGTTCCATTGGTACAAGAAGGTTATTGCCACGAATGGGGAAGACTTGGATTAA
- a CDS encoding PTS transporter subunit EIIC: MDKIQEIMERIFVPFAAKLNGQRHVAAVRDAFTLSFPLTMAGSMVLLINYVLLDPSGFIASLLNLGELIPNLTDYQAILSSVINGTTNILSLLIAFLVAYQLAGEMDGDGVLCGITSLSAYFILYPGSKEFIDGGMGLSTTYFQAQGLFVAIFVGLFVAELLTRLGRNKKLRISMPEMVPPAVSKSFNLLIPIIITLVATAIMNFAFAQITADGIQVLIYNTIQAPLTSLGSSMGTILTFVFVQQFLWVLGIHGPNTLSALRSVIFTEQINENLAYVAENGSAWGAPYPVNWGSINDAFGNMGGSGATLGLIIAIFLVGKRNKTQYSIAKMSLAPGLFNINEPIIFGLPIVMNPLYIIPFILAPIVCNIIGYVSVVVLQLMPPIAYSVAWTTPGFLIPFLGSGANNIMSLVIGAICLAVSTVIYLPFVVASTKAAINAEMEEEAEKIQAAKLAEEGI, from the coding sequence ATGGATAAAATCCAAGAAATCATGGAACGCATTTTCGTTCCCTTTGCTGCAAAATTGAACGGCCAGCGCCACGTTGCGGCTGTCCGCGATGCCTTTACCTTGTCGTTCCCACTGACGATGGCCGGCTCGATGGTCTTATTGATCAACTACGTATTATTGGATCCAAGCGGCTTCATCGCAAGCCTGCTGAATTTAGGAGAACTCATTCCCAATCTGACCGATTACCAAGCCATCCTCAGCTCCGTCATCAACGGAACGACCAACATCCTGTCCTTATTGATCGCATTCCTGGTCGCTTACCAATTGGCGGGCGAAATGGACGGCGACGGCGTTCTTTGCGGCATCACCTCGCTGTCGGCCTACTTCATCCTCTACCCAGGCTCGAAAGAATTCATCGACGGCGGTATGGGCTTATCAACAACATACTTCCAGGCACAAGGCCTGTTCGTCGCCATCTTTGTCGGCCTGTTCGTCGCCGAATTGCTGACGAGATTAGGGAGAAACAAAAAATTGCGCATCTCGATGCCGGAAATGGTACCACCCGCAGTTTCGAAATCATTCAACTTGCTGATACCGATCATCATCACATTGGTTGCGACTGCCATCATGAATTTCGCCTTCGCGCAGATCACCGCCGACGGAATCCAAGTGCTCATCTACAACACGATCCAAGCGCCGCTGACTTCTCTGGGCAGCTCGATGGGCACGATTCTGACTTTCGTATTCGTGCAACAGTTCCTTTGGGTGCTGGGGATCCACGGTCCGAATACATTGAGCGCCTTGCGTTCGGTCATCTTCACCGAACAGATCAACGAAAATTTGGCGTATGTGGCAGAGAACGGTTCGGCCTGGGGAGCACCTTACCCGGTCAACTGGGGTTCGATCAATGATGCTTTCGGGAACATGGGCGGTTCCGGTGCGACGCTGGGGCTGATCATCGCCATCTTCCTGGTCGGAAAGAGAAACAAAACCCAATACTCAATCGCGAAAATGTCCTTGGCACCAGGATTGTTCAATATCAATGAACCGATCATTTTCGGCTTGCCGATCGTCATGAACCCGCTCTACATCATTCCGTTCATTCTTGCGCCAATCGTCTGCAACATCATCGGCTACGTCAGCGTGGTCGTGCTGCAGCTGATGCCGCCGATCGCCTACAGCGTCGCTTGGACAACGCCGGGCTTCCTGATCCCGTTCCTGGGATCCGGCGCGAACAACATCATGTCGCTCGTCATCGGTGCCATCTGCTTGGCGGTCAGCACGGTCATCTATCTGCCGTTCGTTGTGGCCAGCACGAAAGCGGCCATCAATGCCGAAATGGAAGAAGAAGCGGAAAAAATACAAGCGGCCAAACTGGCTGAAGAGGGGATATAG
- a CDS encoding MurR/RpiR family transcriptional regulator has protein sequence MFTINKVNNLNELERLVYEYILHHPKELAGLKVKDVAEAVNVSSSTVMRFCKKMDCSGFSEFKYQYQHYLAQDVAVEQKDDELEYLLEFFSSVSQDGIEESMTAVLDRFIGCEDKILLGNAGLQGQLVQYASYLLNAAGMATRYFTDDSFRLRNLADAGDSGAILYFSVQKDEELALNKLCAAKALGYRIFVVSNYENVQVHKIADDILTYHVPMRDGVGSSSQLPVLYYVEALARRYGEVAVR, from the coding sequence GTGTTTACGATCAACAAAGTGAATAACCTGAACGAGCTGGAAAGGCTCGTGTATGAATACATTTTGCATCATCCAAAAGAACTGGCCGGCCTGAAGGTTAAGGATGTCGCCGAAGCGGTGAACGTCTCCTCCTCCACCGTCATGCGCTTCTGCAAAAAGATGGACTGTAGTGGCTTTTCCGAATTCAAATACCAGTACCAGCACTACTTGGCGCAGGATGTTGCTGTGGAACAGAAGGATGACGAACTGGAGTACCTGTTGGAATTCTTCTCTTCGGTGTCGCAGGATGGGATCGAGGAGAGCATGACGGCGGTGCTGGATCGATTCATCGGCTGCGAGGACAAAATTCTGCTTGGAAATGCGGGGCTGCAAGGCCAGCTTGTGCAGTACGCTTCCTATCTGCTGAACGCGGCCGGGATGGCGACGCGCTATTTCACTGATGATTCTTTCCGGTTGCGGAACTTGGCGGATGCTGGCGACAGCGGCGCCATCCTGTACTTTTCAGTGCAAAAGGACGAGGAGCTGGCTCTGAACAAACTTTGCGCAGCGAAAGCACTGGGTTACCGGATCTTCGTCGTGTCGAACTACGAAAATGTGCAAGTGCACAAGATCGCCGACGATATCCTCACGTACCATGTGCCTATGCGGGACGGTGTCGGGAGTTCGTCACAGTTGCCGGTGCTGTATTACGTCGAGGCGCTGGCGCGGCGGTATGGGGAAGTGGCTGTGCGGTAG
- a CDS encoding MurR/RpiR family transcriptional regulator, with translation MLPNTKEVFTIFNSEIIRSFNPTDFKIYECISQNEQLVVYMTIRELSEYAGVSTASILRFCQKCGFAGYKELKYTLKNTLKKQSNVPNNNVSEIIDCIQKFEQPLYKARLEKALDILSEDVQIICIGIGNSGITARYAARRLSSLKKFSLCIDDPYYSVDLPKNNMVALAFSISGEREEVIRIVESFKKSDCPTIVVTVSETSLLSKYADVTLPYYLSYKGLSEVVDTTSQVPATALIEILANMLYERKQKNG, from the coding sequence ATGCTACCGAACACAAAGGAGGTCTTCACCATCTTCAACTCAGAAATCATCCGTAGTTTCAACCCTACGGACTTCAAAATATACGAATGCATTTCCCAGAACGAGCAGCTTGTCGTTTACATGACGATCCGCGAGCTGTCGGAATATGCGGGCGTGTCGACCGCTTCGATTTTGCGGTTCTGCCAAAAGTGCGGGTTCGCCGGCTACAAGGAATTGAAATACACGCTCAAGAACACGCTGAAAAAACAGTCGAACGTCCCGAACAACAACGTTTCGGAAATCATCGATTGCATCCAGAAATTCGAACAGCCGCTCTACAAAGCAAGACTCGAAAAAGCTTTGGATATCCTTTCGGAGGATGTGCAGATCATCTGCATCGGAATCGGCAATTCCGGGATTACAGCCCGCTATGCCGCGCGCCGCTTGTCGTCGCTGAAGAAATTTTCCTTGTGCATCGATGATCCTTACTACAGCGTAGATTTGCCGAAAAATAATATGGTTGCGCTGGCGTTTTCAATTTCCGGTGAGCGGGAAGAAGTCATCCGCATAGTTGAATCATTCAAAAAAAGCGATTGCCCAACTATCGTAGTCACAGTCAGCGAGACCAGCCTATTATCAAAGTACGCGGACGTCACCTTGCCGTACTACCTCTCGTACAAGGGTCTGTCGGAAGTCGTCGATACGACCTCGCAAGTACCTGCCACCGCGCTGATCGAAATACTGGCGAATATGCTCTATGAAAGAAAACAGAAAAATGGATAA
- a CDS encoding HipA N-terminal domain-containing protein, protein MANKLCLLWQNARTSQWYHIGDLVLRDTSVYAFTYNISDEANGLYAALKDGYHLHPTFPEIGKEYESNFLFSTFARRLPDRNRKDYAPILAELGITQESTDFDLLAATGGRLNSDSYEFVKSS, encoded by the coding sequence ATGGCAAATAAACTGTGCTTACTATGGCAAAATGCACGGACAAGCCAGTGGTATCACATTGGCGATCTAGTTTTGAGAGACACAAGCGTCTATGCATTCACATATAATATTTCAGATGAAGCTAACGGCTTATATGCCGCGTTGAAAGATGGCTACCATCTGCATCCGACGTTCCCTGAAATCGGGAAAGAATACGAATCAAACTTTTTATTCAGTACTTTTGCACGAAGGCTGCCCGACAGGAATCGCAAGGATTATGCTCCAATTTTGGCAGAGCTCGGAATCACGCAGGAAAGCACGGATTTTGACTTGCTGGCCGCCACAGGAGGTAGGCTGAATTCGGACTCCTATGAGTTTGTGAAATCATCATAA
- a CDS encoding nucleotidyl transferase AbiEii/AbiGii toxin family protein: MITDKSLTADWYLELNKHYGNLDRNLFDKVTHAFLILENLAESKLPFIFKGGTSLLLLLQEVKRFSIDIDIIVPEEVSIDALEEVLKNIVDKSVFTRFEEQKRHVSAIPKAHFKLYYESPFDQSEVYVLLDVLFEENPYSHLDTLAIVCPFVDTVPPNVYVQVPGIADILGDKLTAFAPNSTGIPYNKGKEMEIIKQLFDIESLFDQLTAISGVKETFMRCAHQELKYRQLSAMNYEDVLDDIFNTAIIIGGRGSLEKELFLQLEDGVRRIKSHIISRNYIVEEAVVSASKAAYLALLLKNDRETIEKFDPLVPLPELVGAPLFKKMAKIKKFSPEAYYYFAKTQELKNNQQSH; encoded by the coding sequence ATGATAACTGATAAAAGTTTGACAGCGGATTGGTATCTGGAATTGAACAAACACTACGGCAATCTCGACCGCAATCTGTTTGATAAGGTTACCCATGCATTTTTGATTTTGGAAAACCTAGCCGAGTCGAAGTTACCGTTTATTTTTAAGGGCGGTACGAGTTTGCTGCTGTTGCTCCAAGAGGTAAAGCGGTTCTCAATCGATATTGATATTATCGTGCCGGAAGAAGTCTCTATAGATGCTCTGGAAGAAGTGTTGAAGAATATAGTGGATAAATCAGTTTTTACGCGGTTTGAAGAACAAAAAAGGCATGTTAGCGCAATTCCAAAAGCGCATTTCAAATTGTACTATGAGTCGCCATTTGATCAGTCTGAGGTATATGTTTTGTTGGACGTACTTTTTGAAGAGAATCCCTATAGCCATCTCGATACTCTGGCGATTGTTTGTCCGTTTGTTGATACAGTACCGCCAAATGTATATGTTCAAGTACCGGGGATAGCTGATATATTAGGGGATAAGCTGACAGCTTTTGCTCCAAATTCTACAGGAATTCCTTATAATAAAGGAAAAGAGATGGAGATAATCAAACAACTCTTTGATATTGAGAGCCTTTTTGATCAGTTGACTGCTATTTCAGGAGTAAAAGAAACCTTCATGCGATGCGCGCACCAAGAACTGAAATACCGACAGCTGAGTGCTATGAATTACGAAGATGTACTGGATGATATTTTCAACACCGCCATTATCATTGGAGGCAGAGGAAGTCTGGAAAAAGAACTGTTCCTGCAATTGGAAGATGGTGTAAGAAGAATCAAATCTCATATCATCAGCCGGAATTACATTGTTGAAGAGGCAGTTGTCAGTGCCTCCAAGGCAGCATACTTGGCATTACTATTGAAAAATGATCGCGAGACTATCGAAAAGTTTGATCCACTGGTACCGTTACCGGAATTGGTAGGTGCACCGTTATTCAAAAAGATGGCAAAAATCAAAAAGTTCAGTCCGGAAGCCTATTATTATTTTGCGAAAACACAAGAATTGAAAAACAATCAACAGAGTCACTAA
- a CDS encoding DUF6577 family protein translates to MSTALRLSELMNYLKKNQPVSTKQLLEFYRAFEPDLKANTLRWRIYHLKQANVIYTPKRGLYALQEKKAFLPEPTEKMKKLAQQIQEKYPYVNFSVYPTEWLANFTGHMYQSNNIILEVDVDALESVFHFVKERYTNVYLSPDREVYNLYISPREENIIVNRLYVDAPLNRIQGNYHLPKLEKLLVDLIVNEPIILPIGLSESKTVITNILGKYNINYSTLLRYAKKRHIEKKLASFGLKESEML, encoded by the coding sequence ATGTCTACTGCTCTGAGACTATCAGAATTGATGAACTATCTTAAGAAGAATCAGCCGGTTTCGACGAAACAACTCTTGGAATTTTATCGGGCGTTTGAGCCGGACTTAAAAGCTAATACGTTGCGTTGGCGTATTTATCATTTGAAGCAGGCCAATGTTATTTATACCCCTAAAAGAGGACTGTATGCTTTGCAGGAGAAGAAGGCCTTCCTGCCGGAGCCGACTGAAAAGATGAAGAAGCTGGCACAACAGATCCAAGAAAAGTATCCTTATGTCAATTTTTCTGTATATCCTACGGAATGGTTGGCAAATTTTACAGGGCATATGTATCAATCCAATAATATCATTTTGGAAGTGGATGTTGATGCGTTGGAGTCTGTTTTTCATTTTGTGAAAGAACGGTACACAAATGTATATCTTAGTCCGGATCGAGAGGTTTACAACCTTTACATATCACCTCGGGAGGAGAATATCATCGTTAATCGACTGTATGTAGATGCCCCGTTGAATCGAATTCAAGGAAATTATCATCTTCCTAAGCTGGAAAAATTATTAGTCGATCTCATTGTCAATGAGCCCATTATATTGCCTATTGGTTTATCCGAATCAAAAACAGTAATCACCAATATACTTGGGAAATACAACATAAATTACTCAACCTTACTACGTTATGCAAAAAAGAGGCACATCGAAAAAAAACTAGCTTCATTTGGATTAAAGGAAAGCGAGATGCTCTGA
- a CDS encoding aminopeptidase, protein MVLPNFEENLQKYAKLLVSKGINVQKGHTIVITVDVEQAPFARLLTKEAYELGAEEVIVKWTDDFVTRETYLHTSEERMTNVPQYKIDESLDMIEKKASRLSVRSADPDALNGVDGKKLAAVQKANNVAFDAQRTATQANKVSWTVAAAAGTKWAAKVFPDLATEEEQVDALWNEIFKTCRVYEADPVAAWDAHEARLLSKADVLNAEQFDALHYTAANGTDLTVGMPQNHIWESAGSVNAQNEKFIANMPTEEVFSAPDFRRIDGVVKSTKPLSYAGNIIDGMTFRFENGQVTEVSAEKGEETIRRLVEENDGGRSLGEVALVPDPSPISQSGIVFFNTLFDENASNHLALGSAYASSVVGGTEMTQEELAAAGLNRSTTHVDFMIGSADMNIDGIRKDGSVMPIFRNGDWAF, encoded by the coding sequence ATGGTATTACCGAATTTTGAAGAAAATCTGCAAAAATACGCCAAATTGTTGGTTTCGAAAGGGATCAATGTGCAAAAAGGCCACACGATCGTCATCACCGTCGACGTCGAGCAAGCACCGTTCGCGCGTCTGTTGACGAAGGAAGCCTACGAACTGGGCGCCGAAGAAGTCATCGTCAAGTGGACCGACGATTTCGTCACCCGCGAAACGTATCTGCACACGTCCGAGGAACGCATGACGAACGTTCCGCAGTATAAGATTGATGAAAGTCTCGACATGATTGAAAAGAAAGCCAGCCGCCTTTCGGTACGCTCGGCCGATCCGGATGCGCTGAACGGCGTCGACGGCAAGAAGTTGGCTGCCGTGCAAAAGGCTAATAACGTCGCCTTCGATGCGCAACGCACCGCGACCCAAGCCAACAAAGTCAGCTGGACCGTCGCTGCCGCTGCCGGAACGAAATGGGCGGCGAAAGTCTTCCCTGATCTGGCGACCGAAGAGGAACAAGTCGACGCCTTGTGGAACGAAATCTTCAAAACTTGCCGCGTCTACGAAGCCGATCCTGTGGCGGCCTGGGATGCGCATGAAGCGCGCCTGCTGTCGAAAGCTGATGTGCTGAACGCCGAGCAATTCGACGCGCTGCATTACACAGCCGCGAACGGCACCGATCTGACGGTCGGTATGCCACAAAACCACATCTGGGAAAGCGCCGGAAGTGTGAACGCGCAGAACGAGAAGTTCATTGCCAACATGCCGACCGAGGAAGTCTTCAGCGCGCCTGATTTCCGCCGCATCGACGGTGTCGTGAAATCGACGAAGCCGCTGAGCTACGCCGGCAACATCATCGACGGGATGACGTTCCGCTTCGAGAACGGCCAAGTGACCGAAGTCTCCGCTGAAAAAGGCGAAGAAACGATCCGCCGTCTGGTCGAAGAAAACGACGGCGGACGCAGCCTCGGCGAAGTCGCCTTGGTTCCGGATCCGTCTCCGATCTCGCAATCCGGCATCGTCTTCTTCAACACCCTGTTCGACGAAAATGCCTCGAACCACTTGGCGCTGGGCTCCGCTTACGCATCGAGTGTTGTCGGCGGTACGGAAATGACCCAAGAAGAGCTGGCTGCAGCCGGCCTGAACCGCTCGACTACGCACGTGGACTTCATGATTGGGTCCGCAGATATGAACATCGACGGGATCCGCAAGGACGGATCCGTTATGCCGATCTTCCGCAATGGGGATTGGGCGTTTTAA